The genomic interval TTTCGATCCCGAGGACCCGGTGGGCAGCACCGCGAGCACCGTGATGTCACTCCACCGCCGGGCGCTGATTCCGCCCGTTCACGTGGTGGTGGCACTCCCCGGCGTCGTCGCCTCCGACGGGTCCGTGGCCCTGGCGCCCGCGTTCGGCCCCGTTGCCCACCTCCGCCTCGTGGACGAACTCGAAGCCACAACAGGGCTCCGCACCACGGTGGAAAATGACGTCAACCTCATCGCCCTGGGGGAGCGGGTGGACGGCGCGGGCAACGGCGTGGAGGACCTGGTCCTGATCCATGTTGCCGAAGGCATCGGGGCGACGATCATCGCCGGCGGAGAGGTCCTGGAGGGATCAAGCCGTTCCGCAGGCGAAATCGGCTTCCTTCCGCAGAGCCTTGCGGCCAGCCCGCGCGGGGAACGCGGAGACTACGAACGGCGCTGGACCGCCGCCGGCATCCGCGAGTCCGGAGCGCTGCTCGGTCTGTCGCTGCCAGAGGAGACGGTGGTTGAATCCCTCTGCAGCGCCGATTCGCCGGCCGCTGCCACGCTTCTTGATGACGTTATCCAGGCCTGGGCCTTCGCAGCCATCATCTGCGCCTGCGTCGTCAACCCGGCGCGTGTGATCTTCTCCGGCGACGCCGTTCTCCTGACCCGCGATGCGCGGGAAAAGCTCCGCGGCACCGTCCAGAGGTCCGCGCCGTCCCTGACCGACGTCGTCTTCGCCGAGCTCGGACACGAGGCAATCCTGCATGGCGCCATCGCGAAGGTGATGAAGAGCCCCGCAACCCTCTTCACCGAGGTCGCCGGATGAGCTAACCAGGAATCCTTTCCACCCATCAGCCAGACAAAAGTTACTAGGAGAAACTAATGACGTCACGTCCACTGCGATTCGCGCTGCTAGCCGGCGGTCTCGCACTCACGCTTGGAATGTCTGCCTGCGGACTGGACTCGCCGCAGCCCTCGGGAACGTCGGCCGGTGCCGAAGACACCGGAACCCTGACCATCTACACGGCCCGGGACAAAGCCCTTGCTACGGAAGTGGTGGCAGATTTCGAAAAGGCCAATCCGAAGTACGCGGGCAAAGTCCAACTGCTGACACTTGGCG from Pseudarthrobacter sp. SSS035 carries:
- a CDS encoding ROK family transcriptional regulator, translating into MLPGSHRGAPTGRDALRRIRVSAIFSTLLEAGPLARTDLAHRTGYSPSTVTGIVQDLSEAGYLRVVGQQESTGGRRRTLIELNRSSVTIAVVGLRGTRIWCALVDLDGNRLDAAEQDFDPEDPVGSTASTVMSLHRRALIPPVHVVVALPGVVASDGSVALAPAFGPVAHLRLVDELEATTGLRTTVENDVNLIALGERVDGAGNGVEDLVLIHVAEGIGATIIAGGEVLEGSSRSAGEIGFLPQSLAASPRGERGDYERRWTAAGIRESGALLGLSLPEETVVESLCSADSPAAATLLDDVIQAWAFAAIICACVVNPARVIFSGDAVLLTRDAREKLRGTVQRSAPSLTDVVFAELGHEAILHGAIAKVMKSPATLFTEVAG